A genomic stretch from Streptomyces sp. QL37 includes:
- a CDS encoding DUF485 domain-containing protein, translating into MEKEAGPGAAAMRLDDPWYEASGTAWGEPDGAGTVAPHGRSRSEESGPSAAEIYLEVQNSPAFREVRRRYRRFVVPAASAFLLWYLAYVIAATTAHDLMARPVAGALNVAMVAGLGQFLTTFLLTWAYARHARLHRDRAALELRWDTQEMTRGIGR; encoded by the coding sequence GTGGAGAAGGAAGCAGGGCCGGGCGCCGCAGCGATGCGGCTCGACGACCCGTGGTACGAGGCGTCGGGCACCGCGTGGGGCGAGCCGGACGGGGCGGGGACCGTCGCGCCCCACGGGCGGTCCCGGTCGGAGGAGAGCGGCCCCAGCGCGGCGGAGATCTATCTGGAGGTGCAGAACAGCCCCGCATTCCGCGAAGTGCGCCGTCGCTACCGGCGGTTCGTGGTTCCGGCCGCGTCCGCCTTCCTGCTCTGGTACCTGGCCTACGTCATCGCGGCCACCACCGCCCACGACCTGATGGCGCGCCCCGTAGCCGGTGCGCTCAATGTGGCCATGGTCGCCGGACTCGGGCAGTTCCTCACCACGTTCCTGCTCACCTGGGCGTACGCCCGTCACGCGCGTCTGCACCGGGACCGTGCCGCTCTGGAACTGCGCTGGGACACCCAGGAGATGACAAGAGGGATCGGCCGGTGA
- a CDS encoding ATP-binding cassette domain-containing protein: MLQAIGLTSAPHRDRPPVVDDLTFEAPPGSVTALLGAPGSGKTTALRLMLELEAGRGVTYFKGRPLHRIGHPAREVGVLLGDVPGHPARTARGQLRMLCAAAGVPASRADELLEVVGLAGLGDQRIGTLSAGMDRRLGLASALLGDPHTLVLDEPTEGLSPRERSWLHGLLRAHAAEGGTVLHTTGDPKEAARAADRVVTIDEGRLVADQEVADFARTRLRPRVAVRTPHAARLAAVVSREARAAQRSVEVVAEDGSRLSVYGSSCAEIGDTAYRHGLPVHQLADETGDAGPVAAPARGAGGGPVRAVLPGPASAVAISKLPPPIPVRPARGPLRPLRYELRRLFGVRTTALIMAAVLVVSAALSVLLARAGRTPLPDLLVAWPELLPLPPAAFAAGLLGALSFGDEFRYPALAAGRGTVPRRLGLLVAKLVVSAGVALLLALLSVLADAEALRLVYGGDLVTVPANAPQLAASWAGLSVGCAWAGLLGAGVFRLTAAGVAAVLAVPVLVVPLMQKLLAVPSARSITGLPGRLRELGWAQWPYETDRWAMAAVRVVAHPVGLALSLSLSALICAYVFTSLRGRARW, from the coding sequence ATGCTCCAGGCCATCGGACTCACCAGCGCCCCTCACCGCGACCGTCCACCCGTCGTGGACGACCTGACCTTCGAAGCCCCGCCCGGCAGTGTCACCGCACTTCTCGGCGCTCCTGGCTCCGGCAAGACCACCGCCCTCCGGCTGATGCTCGAGCTCGAAGCGGGCAGGGGCGTGACCTACTTCAAAGGCCGGCCGCTGCACCGCATCGGTCATCCCGCCAGGGAGGTCGGGGTGCTGCTCGGGGACGTGCCGGGGCATCCTGCGCGCACCGCGCGCGGTCAGCTCCGCATGCTCTGCGCCGCGGCGGGAGTCCCCGCTTCCCGGGCGGACGAGCTGCTCGAAGTCGTAGGCCTCGCCGGGCTGGGGGACCAGCGCATCGGAACCCTCTCCGCCGGCATGGACCGACGGCTCGGCCTCGCCTCGGCGCTGCTCGGCGACCCCCATACGCTCGTACTGGACGAGCCCACCGAGGGCCTTTCGCCGCGTGAGAGGAGCTGGCTCCACGGTCTGCTCCGCGCACACGCGGCCGAGGGCGGCACGGTGCTGCACACGACCGGTGATCCCAAGGAGGCCGCTCGCGCCGCCGACCGCGTGGTCACCATCGACGAGGGGCGGCTCGTCGCCGACCAGGAGGTCGCCGACTTCGCCCGCACCCGTCTCCGGCCCCGGGTCGCCGTACGGACGCCGCACGCGGCCCGGCTTGCGGCGGTGGTGAGCCGAGAAGCCCGCGCCGCCCAGCGGTCCGTCGAGGTGGTCGCCGAGGACGGCAGCCGGCTCTCGGTGTACGGCAGCAGCTGCGCGGAGATCGGGGACACGGCGTACCGGCACGGCCTGCCCGTCCATCAACTCGCCGACGAGACCGGGGACGCGGGCCCGGTGGCCGCCCCTGCCCGAGGCGCGGGCGGCGGTCCGGTGAGGGCCGTCCTGCCGGGGCCCGCCTCGGCCGTGGCGATCTCGAAGCTGCCCCCTCCGATCCCCGTACGCCCGGCCCGCGGCCCGCTCCGGCCTCTGCGGTACGAGCTGCGCCGCCTCTTCGGCGTCAGGACAACCGCCCTGATCATGGCGGCCGTCCTGGTCGTGTCGGCGGCCCTCTCCGTGCTGCTGGCCCGTGCCGGGAGGACCCCGCTGCCGGACCTGCTCGTGGCCTGGCCGGAACTGCTGCCGCTTCCGCCGGCCGCGTTCGCGGCCGGACTGCTGGGCGCCCTCTCCTTCGGCGACGAGTTCCGCTACCCGGCGCTCGCCGCCGGGCGGGGTACGGTCCCGCGCCGTCTCGGACTCCTGGTGGCCAAGCTGGTGGTCTCGGCGGGCGTCGCGCTGCTGCTCGCCCTGCTCTCCGTACTGGCGGACGCCGAGGCTCTGCGCCTCGTCTACGGCGGCGACTTGGTGACCGTTCCGGCAAACGCGCCGCAGCTCGCCGCCAGTTGGGCGGGTCTGTCGGTCGGGTGCGCCTGGGCGGGCCTGCTGGGGGCAGGCGTGTTCCGGCTGACCGCTGCCGGAGTCGCTGCCGTACTGGCGGTCCCGGTCCTTGTCGTGCCGCTGATGCAGAAGCTCCTCGCGGTGCCGTCCGCGCGTTCGATCACAGGACTGCCGGGCCGGCTGCGTGAACTGGGCTGGGCGCAGTGGCCGTACGAGACGGACCGCTGGGCCATGGCTGCGGTGCGGGTCGTGGCTCACCCCGTGGGGCTGGCGCTTTCCTTGTCGTTGTCTGCCTTGATCTGCGCGTATGTGTTCACCAGCCTTCGAGGGAGAGCTCGTTGGTGA
- a CDS encoding cation acetate symporter, whose translation MRADHQTLALLLFSVFIAVTLGITTWVSRNRQGSAEEFYAGGRLFSPMENGFAIAGDYMSAASFLGISGLIALFGYDGMLYSVGFLVAWLVVLLLVAELVRNCGRFTLADVVAARMAERPVRTALGTSSVTVSVLYLVAQMVGAGSLVALLLGGTSDTARSWTVVGVGALMVVYVSLGGMRATTWIQIVKAVLLMAGAVALTVLVLLRFHGDLNALLATAAERSGHGQDFLSPGLRYGGSWTARFDFISLGLALVLGTAGLPHILSRFYTVPTARAARRSVVWSIGLIGGFYLMTIVLGFGAAALVGSADVRASNASGNTAVPLLALVLGGGEGSTGGTVLFAVVAAIAFATILAVVAGITLASSASVAHDLYASFRRPGAEQRSEVGVARVAAAGIGVVAIGLGLLAQNLNVAFLVGLAFAVAASANLPALLYSLFWRNFTTRGAVWAVYGGLIPAVLLVLLSPVVSGSATSIFPGVDFALFPLENPGLVSIPAGFLAGWIGTVTSTEPPDPAKHAETEVRSLTGAGAA comes from the coding sequence GTGAGGGCGGACCACCAGACGCTGGCGCTGCTGCTGTTCAGCGTGTTCATCGCCGTGACCCTCGGCATCACCACCTGGGTCAGCCGCAACAGGCAGGGGTCCGCGGAGGAGTTCTACGCGGGCGGACGGCTGTTCTCCCCCATGGAGAACGGATTCGCCATCGCCGGCGACTACATGTCCGCCGCGTCCTTCCTCGGCATCTCGGGCCTGATCGCCCTGTTCGGCTACGACGGCATGCTCTACTCCGTCGGATTCCTCGTCGCCTGGCTCGTCGTCCTGCTCCTCGTCGCCGAACTCGTCCGCAACTGCGGGCGGTTCACGCTCGCCGACGTGGTCGCCGCCCGGATGGCGGAGCGCCCGGTACGCACGGCGCTGGGCACCTCGTCCGTCACCGTCTCGGTGCTCTACCTGGTGGCTCAGATGGTGGGCGCGGGGAGCCTCGTCGCGCTGCTGCTCGGCGGCACGAGCGACACCGCCCGGTCGTGGACGGTGGTCGGGGTCGGAGCGCTGATGGTGGTCTACGTGTCGCTCGGCGGCATGCGCGCCACGACCTGGATCCAGATCGTCAAGGCTGTCCTGCTGATGGCCGGTGCCGTCGCGCTCACCGTGCTCGTCCTTCTCCGCTTCCACGGCGATCTCAACGCCCTGCTGGCCACCGCCGCCGAACGCAGCGGCCACGGACAGGACTTCCTCTCGCCCGGGCTCAGGTACGGCGGGAGCTGGACGGCGCGATTCGACTTCATCAGCCTCGGGCTGGCGCTCGTCCTCGGCACGGCCGGGCTGCCGCACATCCTGTCGCGCTTCTACACCGTTCCCACGGCCCGGGCGGCCCGGCGCTCCGTCGTCTGGTCCATCGGACTCATCGGCGGCTTCTACCTGATGACCATCGTGCTCGGGTTCGGAGCGGCCGCGCTCGTCGGATCCGCGGACGTCCGGGCGTCCAACGCCTCCGGGAACACGGCTGTTCCGCTCCTGGCGCTCGTCCTCGGAGGCGGTGAGGGATCCACGGGCGGCACGGTGCTCTTCGCGGTCGTGGCCGCGATCGCCTTCGCCACGATCCTCGCCGTGGTCGCCGGGATCACCCTCGCCTCCTCCGCCTCCGTCGCCCACGACCTGTACGCCTCGTTCCGGAGGCCCGGTGCCGAGCAGCGCAGCGAGGTCGGTGTGGCCCGGGTGGCCGCGGCGGGCATCGGGGTGGTGGCCATCGGGCTCGGCCTCCTCGCCCAGAATCTGAACGTCGCGTTCCTGGTGGGACTGGCCTTCGCGGTCGCCGCCTCCGCGAACCTCCCGGCGCTCCTCTACTCGCTGTTCTGGCGGAATTTCACCACCCGGGGCGCGGTCTGGGCGGTCTACGGCGGGCTGATCCCCGCCGTCCTGCTCGTCCTGCTCTCGCCGGTCGTCTCGGGGAGCGCCACCTCGATCTTCCCCGGCGTGGACTTCGCCCTCTTCCCCCTGGAGAACCCGGGACTGGTGTCGATCCCGGCGGGCTTCCTGGCCGGCTGGATCGGTACGGTCACCTCAACCGAGCCGCCGGACCCGGCCAAGCACGCGGAGACGGAGGTCCGTTCGCTCACCGGCGCGGGGGCGGCGTAG
- a CDS encoding RNA polymerase sigma factor, protein MSASTSRTLPPEIAESESVMALIERGKADGQIAGDDVRRAFEADQIPPTQWKNVLRSLNQILEEEGVTLMVSAAESPKRARKSVAAKSPVKRTATKTVAAKTTVTRTVAASAAPAAGSADVAADDAAVAAPAKKAAAKKTVAKKTAVKKTAVKKTAAKKSGKQDDELLDGDEAVEEVKAGKGEEEEGEGENKGFVLSDDDEDDAPAQQVAVAGATADPVKDYLKQIGKVPLLNAEQEVELAKRIEAGLFAEDKLANSDKLAPKLKRELEIIAEDGRRAKNHLLEANLRLVVSLAKRYTGRGMLFLDLIQEGNLGLIRAVEKFDYTKGYKFSTYATWWIRQAITRAMADQARTIRIPVHMVEVINKLARVQRQMLQDLGREPTPEELAKELDMTPEKVIEVQKYGREPISLHTPLGEDGDSEFGDLIEDSEAVVPADAVSFTLLQEQLHSVLDTLSEREAGVVSMRFGLTDGQPKTLDEIGKVYGVTRERIRQIESKTMSKLRHPSRSQVLRDYLD, encoded by the coding sequence GTGTCGGCCAGCACATCCCGTACGCTCCCGCCGGAGATCGCCGAGTCCGAGTCTGTGATGGCGCTCATCGAGCGGGGAAAGGCTGATGGGCAGATCGCCGGCGATGACGTGCGTCGGGCCTTCGAGGCTGACCAGATTCCGCCAACCCAGTGGAAGAATGTTCTGCGCAGCCTCAACCAGATCCTCGAGGAAGAGGGTGTGACGCTGATGGTCAGTGCCGCGGAGTCGCCTAAGCGCGCCCGCAAGAGCGTCGCAGCGAAGAGCCCGGTCAAGCGCACCGCCACCAAGACTGTCGCGGCCAAGACGACCGTGACGCGGACCGTCGCGGCATCTGCCGCCCCGGCGGCCGGGAGCGCGGACGTGGCGGCCGACGACGCTGCCGTTGCCGCTCCTGCGAAGAAGGCGGCAGCCAAGAAGACGGTTGCCAAGAAGACCGCCGTGAAGAAGACGGCGGTCAAGAAGACCGCTGCCAAGAAGTCCGGTAAGCAGGACGACGAGCTTCTCGACGGTGACGAGGCTGTCGAGGAAGTCAAGGCCGGCAAGGGCGAGGAAGAGGAGGGCGAGGGCGAGAACAAGGGCTTCGTCCTCTCCGACGACGACGAGGACGACGCGCCTGCACAGCAGGTCGCCGTCGCCGGCGCCACGGCCGACCCGGTCAAGGACTACCTGAAGCAGATCGGCAAGGTCCCCCTCCTCAACGCCGAGCAGGAGGTCGAGCTCGCCAAGCGCATCGAGGCAGGCCTCTTCGCCGAGGACAAGCTCGCCAACTCCGACAAGCTCGCGCCGAAGCTCAAGCGCGAGCTGGAGATCATCGCCGAGGACGGCCGCCGGGCCAAGAACCACCTGCTGGAGGCCAACCTCCGTCTCGTGGTCTCGCTGGCCAAGCGCTACACCGGTCGCGGCATGCTCTTCCTGGACCTCATCCAGGAGGGCAACCTCGGTCTGATCCGCGCGGTCGAGAAGTTCGACTACACCAAGGGTTACAAGTTCTCCACGTACGCCACGTGGTGGATCCGCCAGGCGATCACCCGCGCCATGGCGGACCAGGCCCGCACCATCCGTATCCCGGTGCACATGGTCGAGGTCATCAACAAGCTCGCGCGGGTGCAGCGCCAGATGCTCCAGGACCTGGGCCGTGAGCCCACCCCGGAGGAGCTGGCCAAGGAACTCGACATGACCCCCGAGAAGGTCATCGAGGTCCAGAAGTACGGCCGCGAGCCGATCTCTCTCCACACCCCGCTGGGTGAGGACGGGGACAGCGAGTTCGGGGACCTGATCGAGGACTCCGAGGCGGTCGTGCCGGCGGATGCGGTGAGCTTCACGCTGCTCCAGGAGCAGCTGCACTCCGTGCTCGACACGCTCTCCGAGCGTGAGGCGGGCGTCGTCTCGATGCGCTTCGGGCTCACCGACGGCCAGCCGAAGACTCTGGACGAGATCGGCAAGGTCTACGGAGTGACGCGTGAGCGTATCCGTCAGATCGAGTCCAAGACGATGTCGAAGCTGCGCCACCCGTCGCGTTCGCAGGTCCTGCGCGACTACCTCGACTAG
- a CDS encoding serine protease produces MPRLLVRVLPAAFALAVAAALIPLGPPAPAAADSIIVGGSPVAVADSPWAVALSSRDRFGGTRAGQFCGGVAVAPTKVLTAAHCLREDVLGATVPEVRDLRVIAGRDELSGPGGQEIPVRSTWVYPGYDPRTNVADLAVLTLDRALPKDSVVPMAGAGNAAYEPGTEATVYGWGDTTGYGAYATGLRAATVRVMADSDCARAYPGGTQGAYDASSMLCAGDTAGGRDACQGDSGGPLVARGRLIGLVSWGSGCGSPGSPGVYTRVSAAIRWMADRS; encoded by the coding sequence ATGCCCCGCCTACTCGTCCGTGTCCTTCCCGCCGCGTTCGCCCTTGCGGTCGCGGCGGCGCTGATACCCCTCGGCCCCCCGGCGCCCGCCGCAGCGGACAGCATCATCGTGGGCGGGAGTCCGGTGGCCGTCGCGGACAGTCCGTGGGCCGTGGCCCTGTCGAGCCGTGACCGGTTCGGAGGAACCCGTGCGGGGCAGTTCTGCGGTGGAGTGGCGGTCGCACCCACCAAGGTGCTGACGGCGGCACACTGCCTCAGGGAGGACGTCCTGGGGGCCACCGTCCCGGAGGTGCGGGATCTGCGGGTCATCGCCGGACGGGACGAGCTGAGCGGGCCGGGCGGTCAGGAGATCCCCGTGCGATCGACGTGGGTCTATCCGGGGTACGACCCGCGCACGAACGTGGCGGACCTGGCGGTCCTCACCCTGGACCGGGCGTTGCCGAAGGACAGCGTCGTCCCGATGGCCGGGGCCGGGAACGCGGCGTACGAACCGGGCACCGAGGCGACCGTGTACGGCTGGGGCGACACCACCGGGTACGGCGCCTACGCGACAGGGCTGCGCGCGGCCACGGTACGGGTGATGGCCGACAGTGACTGCGCCCGGGCCTACCCCGGCGGCACACAGGGCGCCTACGACGCCTCGTCGATGCTCTGTGCCGGTGACACGGCGGGCGGGCGCGACGCGTGCCAGGGCGACAGCGGAGGCCCGCTGGTGGCCCGTGGGCGCCTCATCGGGCTGGTCTCGTGGGGCAGCGGCTGCGGGAGCCCCGGCAGCCCCGGGGTGTACACCCGGGTGTCCGCGGCGATCCGGTGGATGGCCGACCGGAGCTGA
- a CDS encoding DNA topoisomerase IV subunit B, whose translation MTADSVPSTALLTGAGGSDRDSSNYTARHLLVLEGLEAVRKRPGMYIGSTDSRGLMHCLWEIIDNSVDEALGGYCDNIEVILHDDSSVEVRDNGRGIPVDVEPKTGLSGIEVVMTKLHAGGKFGGGSYSASGGLHGVGASVVNALSARLDIEVDRGVTHSISFRRGVPGIFTEQGPDSPFDPANGLRKGKRVPKTRTGTRTRYWADRQIFLKDAKLDLETLYQRARQTAFLVPGLTIVVRDERGIDGEGKTEETFHYDGGISEFCEYLAQDKAVCDVQRLSGTGTFKETVPVLDDRGHMTATEVTRELSVDIALRWGTGYDTTLRSFVNIIATPKGGTHVSGFERSLTKTVNEVLRSSKLLRVAEDDIVKDDALEGLTAVVTVRLAEPQFEGQTKEVLGTSAANRIVANVVAKELRAFLTSTKRDAKAQARAVLDKAVAAARTRIAARQHKDAQRRKTALESSSLPAKLADCRSDDVERSELFIVEGDSALGTAKLARNSEFQALLPIRGKILNVQKSSVSDMLKNAECGAIIQVIGAGSGRTFDIDAARYGKVIMMTDADVDGSHIRTLLLTLFQRYMRPMVEAGRVFAAVPPLHRIELVQPKKGQDKYIYTYSDNELRQTLLELQRKNVRFKDSIQRYKGLGEMDADQLAETTMDPRHRTLRRINIGDLESSEQVFDLLMGNEVAPRKEFITSSAATLDRSRIDV comes from the coding sequence GTGACCGCCGATTCCGTGCCGTCCACTGCGCTGCTGACCGGAGCAGGCGGCTCAGACAGGGACAGCTCCAACTACACCGCGCGGCACCTTCTCGTCCTCGAGGGGCTCGAAGCGGTCCGCAAGCGCCCCGGGATGTACATCGGGTCCACGGACAGCCGGGGACTGATGCACTGCCTCTGGGAGATCATCGACAACTCCGTCGACGAGGCTCTCGGGGGCTACTGCGACAACATCGAGGTCATCCTCCACGACGACTCCTCCGTCGAGGTCCGCGACAACGGCCGGGGCATCCCGGTCGACGTGGAGCCCAAGACCGGGCTCTCCGGCATCGAGGTCGTCATGACCAAGCTGCACGCCGGCGGAAAGTTCGGCGGCGGGTCCTACTCGGCGTCGGGCGGCCTGCACGGTGTGGGCGCCTCGGTCGTGAACGCGCTCTCCGCCCGGCTGGACATCGAGGTCGACCGCGGCGTCACCCACTCCATCAGCTTCCGGCGCGGTGTCCCGGGCATTTTCACCGAACAGGGACCGGACAGCCCCTTCGACCCCGCCAACGGCCTCCGCAAGGGCAAGCGCGTCCCGAAGACGCGTACGGGCACCCGGACGCGGTACTGGGCGGACCGGCAGATCTTCCTCAAGGACGCCAAGCTCGACCTGGAGACCCTGTACCAGCGGGCACGCCAGACCGCGTTCCTCGTGCCCGGCCTCACCATCGTCGTACGCGACGAGCGGGGCATCGACGGCGAGGGCAAGACGGAGGAGACGTTCCACTACGACGGCGGGATCAGTGAATTCTGCGAGTACCTGGCGCAGGACAAGGCCGTCTGCGACGTCCAGCGCCTCAGCGGGACGGGAACCTTCAAGGAGACCGTGCCGGTCCTGGACGACCGGGGGCACATGACGGCGACCGAGGTCACCCGTGAGCTGAGCGTCGACATCGCCCTGCGCTGGGGCACCGGTTACGACACCACTCTCAGGTCCTTCGTCAACATCATCGCCACGCCCAAGGGCGGCACCCATGTCAGCGGATTCGAGCGCTCCCTCACCAAGACGGTGAACGAGGTCCTGCGCTCCTCCAAGCTGCTGCGGGTGGCCGAGGACGACATCGTCAAGGACGACGCCCTTGAGGGCCTGACCGCGGTCGTCACCGTACGGCTGGCGGAGCCGCAGTTCGAAGGGCAGACCAAGGAGGTGCTGGGCACCTCGGCGGCCAACCGGATCGTGGCCAACGTGGTCGCCAAGGAGCTCAGGGCGTTCCTGACGTCCACGAAGCGCGATGCCAAGGCTCAGGCCAGGGCGGTGCTGGACAAGGCGGTGGCCGCCGCGCGTACCCGCATCGCCGCCCGCCAGCACAAGGACGCGCAGCGCCGCAAGACCGCGCTCGAGTCCTCCTCGCTGCCCGCGAAGCTGGCGGACTGCCGGAGTGACGACGTGGAGCGCAGCGAGCTCTTCATCGTGGAGGGGGACTCGGCCCTCGGCACCGCGAAGCTGGCCCGCAACAGTGAGTTCCAGGCCCTGCTGCCGATCCGGGGGAAGATCCTCAACGTTCAGAAGTCGTCCGTCTCGGACATGCTCAAGAACGCCGAGTGCGGAGCCATCATCCAGGTCATAGGAGCCGGCTCCGGGCGCACGTTCGACATCGACGCGGCGCGCTACGGCAAGGTCATCATGATGACGGACGCCGATGTCGACGGCTCGCACATCCGCACCCTGCTGCTCACGCTCTTCCAGCGCTACATGCGGCCGATGGTCGAGGCCGGGCGGGTCTTCGCGGCCGTGCCCCCGCTGCACCGCATCGAGCTCGTCCAGCCGAAGAAGGGCCAGGACAAGTACATCTACACCTACTCCGACAACGAGCTCCGGCAGACCCTGCTGGAGCTGCAGCGGAAGAACGTGCGGTTCAAGGACTCGATCCAGCGGTACAAGGGCCTCGGCGAGATGGACGCGGACCAGCTCGCGGAAACCACGATGGACCCGCGCCACCGCACCCTGCGCCGGATCAACATCGGCGACCTGGAATCCTCCGAGCAGGTCTTCGATCTGCTGATGGGAAACGAGGTCGCCCCACGCAAGGAGTTCATCACCAGCTCCGCCGCCACCCTGGACCGTTCGCGCATCGACGTCTGA
- a CDS encoding response regulator, with protein MIEVLVVDDDVRVARINAAYVAKVTGFRVAAMAHSAAEALARIGEVPVDLILLDHYLPDRNGLAVVRELRALGHHTDVIMVTAARDVATVQAAMRHGALQYLVKPFAYAGLRTRLEAYAALRRTFESGGEAEQTEMDRLFGALWATGGSDLPKGHSATTAELVRQALRAADGPLSAQDVAESAGMSRQTAQRYLKLLERTGRVRLSLRYGETGRPEHRYIWATGS; from the coding sequence GTGATCGAGGTCCTGGTCGTGGACGACGACGTACGGGTCGCCCGGATCAACGCGGCCTATGTCGCCAAGGTGACCGGCTTCCGGGTGGCCGCCATGGCCCACTCCGCGGCCGAGGCTCTCGCGAGGATCGGTGAGGTGCCCGTCGATCTGATCCTGCTCGACCACTATCTGCCGGACCGCAACGGCCTGGCCGTGGTGCGGGAGCTGCGCGCCCTGGGCCATCACACCGATGTGATCATGGTGACGGCCGCCCGCGACGTGGCGACCGTACAGGCGGCGATGCGCCACGGTGCCCTCCAGTACCTGGTGAAGCCGTTCGCGTACGCCGGGCTTCGCACCAGGCTGGAGGCGTACGCGGCACTGCGCCGCACCTTCGAGAGCGGCGGCGAGGCCGAGCAGACGGAGATGGACCGGCTGTTCGGGGCCTTGTGGGCCACCGGCGGGTCCGACCTTCCCAAGGGCCATTCGGCGACGACCGCGGAACTGGTCCGCCAGGCCCTCCGGGCTGCCGACGGGCCGCTCTCCGCCCAGGATGTCGCGGAGAGCGCCGGGATGAGCCGGCAGACCGCCCAGCGCTACCTGAAGCTGCTCGAACGCACGGGCCGCGTGCGACTGTCCCTCCGGTACGGCGAGACGGGCCGCCCCGAACACCGGTACATCTGGGCCACCGGTTCCTGA
- a CDS encoding FadR/GntR family transcriptional regulator produces MMTAARSAESGLAGPGELDRYPYTEAPAGERAALRSWGGAESELGRAGRRGTASRGRGLHGQLVQQLGQMIVSGDLGADRPLVPEEIGQRFEVSRTVVRESLRVLEAKGLVSARPNVGTRVRPVSDWNLLDPDIIEWRAFGPQRDDQRRELEDLRWTIEPLAARLAAGHGREDIQQRLGDMIEIMGHAMGQGDAITFSRADAEFHALLIQAAGNRMLEHLSGIVSAALHVSGGPVTGCDRPAEASLGHHARIVEALASGDSAGAEAAMRQLLVGHTDGERVVPAPREH; encoded by the coding sequence ATGATGACCGCCGCCCGCTCCGCCGAATCCGGCCTCGCCGGTCCGGGCGAACTCGACCGCTACCCGTACACGGAGGCGCCGGCCGGCGAGCGCGCCGCCCTCCGTTCCTGGGGTGGCGCCGAATCCGAACTGGGGCGGGCGGGCCGACGCGGCACGGCCAGTCGCGGCCGTGGGCTTCACGGCCAACTGGTCCAGCAGCTCGGCCAGATGATCGTTTCCGGTGACCTCGGTGCCGACCGGCCGCTGGTCCCGGAGGAGATCGGCCAGCGATTCGAGGTATCCCGCACCGTTGTGAGGGAGTCCCTGCGCGTTCTCGAGGCCAAGGGCCTGGTGAGTGCCCGGCCCAACGTGGGGACGCGGGTCCGCCCGGTGAGTGACTGGAACCTGTTGGACCCCGACATCATCGAATGGCGCGCTTTCGGCCCGCAGCGTGACGACCAGCGCCGCGAACTGGAGGACCTCCGCTGGACCATCGAGCCGCTGGCCGCCCGGCTGGCCGCCGGTCATGGGCGTGAGGACATCCAGCAGCGCCTCGGCGACATGATCGAGATCATGGGGCACGCGATGGGGCAGGGGGACGCCATCACGTTCTCCAGGGCCGACGCGGAGTTCCACGCCCTGCTGATCCAGGCGGCGGGCAACCGCATGCTCGAACACCTCTCCGGGATCGTGTCGGCGGCCCTGCATGTCTCGGGCGGCCCCGTCACCGGCTGTGACCGGCCCGCCGAGGCGTCCCTCGGTCACCACGCACGGATCGTGGAAGCCCTCGCGTCGGGTGATTCCGCCGGTGCCGAGGCGGCCATGCGGCAGCTGCTGGTCGGCCACACCGACGGCGAGCGAGTGGTTCCCGCGCCCCGCGAGCACTGA